Proteins from one Gossypium raimondii isolate GPD5lz chromosome 8, ASM2569854v1, whole genome shotgun sequence genomic window:
- the LOC105793548 gene encoding non-specific lipid-transfer protein A yields the protein MKGVVISVLVVVAMVQLMVRPGEATISCEEVVNLVRPCASYIMTGIGSPTVACCNGLDQLRKSATTTADKQQACQCAKDAAAGFPMINEQAAASLPTICKIHIDFPISKNINCQDIH from the exons atgaagggTGTTGTTATCTCAGTTTTGGTGGTGGTAGCCATGGTTCAGTTGATGGTTAGGCCAGGAGAGGCGACCATAAGTTGTGAAGAAGTTGTTAATCTTGTGAGACCCTGCGCTTCTTACATTATGACTGGGATAGGGAGTCCCACCGTTGCGTGCTGTAATGGTTTGGACCAACTCCGGAAAAGTGCCACAACCACCGCTGACAAGCAGCAAGCATGTCAATGTGCTAAGGACGCTGCTGCTGGTTTCCCCATGATAAATGAACAAGCTGCCGCATCGCTTCCTACTATCTGCAAAATTCATATTGATTTCCCAATCTCCAAGAACATCAATTGCCAGGA TATCCACTAA